A single genomic interval of Malania oleifera isolate guangnan ecotype guangnan chromosome 13, ASM2987363v1, whole genome shotgun sequence harbors:
- the LOC131145552 gene encoding probable serine/threonine-protein kinase WNK3 isoform X4, with amino-acid sequence MPQDSSSEQEPEDSDAEFVQLDPTGRYGRYKEVLGKGAFKKVYKAFDELEGIEVAWNQVRVADLLRNSEDLERLYSEVHLLKTLKHKNIIKFYNSWVDTKHEHINFITEIFTSGTLRQYRKKHKHVDLRALKKWSRQILEGLSYLHSHDPPVIHRDLKCDNIFVNGNQGEVKIGDLGFAAILCKARSAHSVIGTPEFMAPELYEEEYNELVDIYAFGMCLLELVTFEYPYVECTNAAQIYKKVTSGVKPASLAKVTDSGVRVFIEKCIAHVSKRLPAKELLMDPFLRSDDESESVGQTLRSIPHHSDDEEQRFNIVKKSAKASQRDASRDFTVEGQRKDLITIFLKLRIADATGHFRNIHFPFDIEADTAIAVASEMVEELDLTDQDVSAIAAMIDSEIRSHIPDWTIGETSGDNFDQEVASPDTYASETKDGAATSTSLSPGSLVLDRMSSGRKYWSDSPKGVGGNSLVKPGPANLYSQSELVKFGDILAKDGESFCENIWDADTPNKIASLEQAEDAYILKFDVERKNETSVLADSQLVDRSSAAAALPAANVSHSVGGQSKNLRKPESEDVRTIEEKLKHLLFKQEKEVDELKRRHELAISDLLKELPSKLHQELLQRCNLGIAGNTPESVSKRTFKHLTEICLHNLGKKGESGLLL; translated from the exons ATGCCCCAGGATTCTTCGTCTGAACAAGAGCCGGAAGATTCTGATGCTGAGTTCGTACAGCTTGATCCCACTGGTCGATACGGTCGG TATAAAGAGGTTCTTGGAAAAGGGGCTTTCAAAAAAGT ATATAAAGCATTTGATGAATTGGAAGGAATTGAGGTGGCTTGGAATCAGGTCAGGGTGGCTGATCTCTTGCGAAATTCTGAAGATTTGGAACGTCTCTATTCAGAAGTTCATTTGCTCAAGACTCTTAAGCACAAGAACATTATCAAATTTTACAACTCCTGGGTTGACACCAAACATGAGCATATCAATTTTATCACTGAGATTTTCACTTCGGGGACATTGCGGCa GTATCGTAAGAAACATAAACATGTTGATTTGAGAGCATTAAAGAAATGGTCTAGGCAGATCCTGGAGGGTCTATCCTATCTTCATAGTCATGACCCGCCAGTTATTCATCGAGATCTGAAGTGTGATAACATTTTTGTGAATGGTAACCAAGGAGAGGTGAAAATCGGTGACTTGGGATTTGCGGCCATTCTTTGCAAAGCTCGTTCAGCTCACAGTGTTATTG GTACTCCAGAGTTCATGGCACCAGAGCTTTATGAGGAGGAATACAATGAGCTTGTTGACATTTATGCATTTGGCATGTGCTTACTGGAGTTGGTGACGTTTGAGTACCCATATGTTGAATGCACCAATGCTGCTCAAATATACAAGAAAGTAACATCA GGAGTCAAGCCAGCATCACTGGCAAAAGTAACTGATTCTGGAGTCAGAGTATTTATAGAGAAATGTATTGCACACGTCTCCAAAAGATTGCCTGCTAAGGAACTTTTAATGGATCCTTTTCTCCGATCAGATGATGAAAGCGAAAGTGTGGGTCAAACATTGCGATCAATACCACATCATT CAGATGATGAAGAACAACGGTTCAATATTGTAAAAAAAAGTGCAAAGGCTTCCCAACGTGATGCAAGTCGAGACTTCACGGTGGAAGGTCAGAGGAAAGACCTAATTACAATATTCCTAAAATTACGAATAGCAGATGCCACAG GTCATTTTCGCAACATACACTTTCCATTTGATATTGAGGCTGATACAGCAATTGCTGTTGCCAGTGAAATGGTTGAGGAATTGGATCTTACAGATCAAGATGTTTCAGCCATTGCTGCAATGATTGACTCTGAAATTCGGTCTCATATTCCTGACTGGACAATTGGAGAAACTTCAGGAGATAATTTTGATCAAGAAGTTGCAAGCCCTGATACTTATGCCTCTGAAACAAAGGATGGTGCTGCTACATCGACTTCTTTGTCACCTGGTAGTCTTGTTCTGGATCGAATGTCCTCAGGTAGGAAGTACTGGTCTGACTCACCCAAGGGGGTTGGAGGAAACTCTCTGGTAAAGCCTGGTCCTGCAAACTTATATTCTCAGTCAGAGCTGGTAAAATTTGGAGATATATTGGCTAAAGATGGTGAATCTTTTTGTGAGAACATCTGGGATGCAGATACTCCCAATAAAATTGCTTCATTGGAACAAGCGGAGGATGCCTACATTCTCAAATTTGATGTCGAGAGGAAAAATGAAACTAGTGTGCTTGCAGATTCACAATTAGTTGATAGAAGCAGTGCAGCTGCTGCTCTACCTGCAGCCAATGTGTCTCATTCAGTGGGAGGGCAGAGTAAAAATTTAAGGAAGCCTGAATCTGAAGATGTCAGAACCATTGAGGAGAAACTTAAACATCTGTTGTTCAAGCAAGAAAAGGAGGTAGATGAACTGAAGAGGAGGCATGAACTGGCCATATCTGATCTTTTGAAGGAATTACCTTCGAAGCTCCATCAGGAACTTCTTCAGAGATGCAACCTGGGGATTGCTG
- the LOC131145552 gene encoding probable serine/threonine-protein kinase WNK3 isoform X2, translating into MPQDSSSEQEPEDSDAEFVQLDPTGRYGRYKEVLGKGAFKKVYKAFDELEGIEVAWNQVRVADLLRNSEDLERLYSEVHLLKTLKHKNIIKFYNSWVDTKHEHINFITEIFTSGTLRQYRKKHKHVDLRALKKWSRQILEGLSYLHSHDPPVIHRDLKCDNIFVNGNQGEVKIGDLGFAAILCKARSAHSVIGEYSLSLSGCCVHSHTRAHMHVFTHAQNSFGWGLPCWCWKCVNVLVIVNSGTPEFMAPELYEEEYNELVDIYAFGMCLLELVTFEYPYVECTNAAQIYKKVTSGVKPASLAKVTDSGVRVFIEKCIAHVSKRLPAKELLMDPFLRSDDESESVGQTLRSIPHHSDDEEQRFNIVKKSAKASQRDASRDFTVEGQRKDLITIFLKLRIADATGHFRNIHFPFDIEADTAIAVASEMVEELDLTDQDVSAIAAMIDSEIRSHIPDWTIGETSGDNFDQEVASPDTYASETKDGAATSTSLSPGSLVLDRMSSGRKYWSDSPKGVGGNSLVKPGPANLYSQSELVKFGDILAKDGESFCENIWDADTPNKIASLEQAEDAYILKFDVERKNETSVLADSQLVDRSSAAAALPAANVSHSVGGQSKNLRKPESEDVRTIEEKLKHLLFKQEKEVDELKRRHELAISDLLKELPSKLHQELLQRCNLGIAGSPLNGNAGHSCFGKSGIQLICCVML; encoded by the exons ATGCCCCAGGATTCTTCGTCTGAACAAGAGCCGGAAGATTCTGATGCTGAGTTCGTACAGCTTGATCCCACTGGTCGATACGGTCGG TATAAAGAGGTTCTTGGAAAAGGGGCTTTCAAAAAAGT ATATAAAGCATTTGATGAATTGGAAGGAATTGAGGTGGCTTGGAATCAGGTCAGGGTGGCTGATCTCTTGCGAAATTCTGAAGATTTGGAACGTCTCTATTCAGAAGTTCATTTGCTCAAGACTCTTAAGCACAAGAACATTATCAAATTTTACAACTCCTGGGTTGACACCAAACATGAGCATATCAATTTTATCACTGAGATTTTCACTTCGGGGACATTGCGGCa GTATCGTAAGAAACATAAACATGTTGATTTGAGAGCATTAAAGAAATGGTCTAGGCAGATCCTGGAGGGTCTATCCTATCTTCATAGTCATGACCCGCCAGTTATTCATCGAGATCTGAAGTGTGATAACATTTTTGTGAATGGTAACCAAGGAGAGGTGAAAATCGGTGACTTGGGATTTGCGGCCATTCTTTGCAAAGCTCGTTCAGCTCACAGTGTTATTGGtgagtactctctctctctctctggctgTTGCGTGCACTCACATACGCGTGCACACATGCATGTATTCACACACGCACAAAATTCTTTTGGATGGGGGCTGCCATGCTGGTGTTGGAAGTGTGTCAATGTACTTGTCATTGTCAATTCAGGTACTCCAGAGTTCATGGCACCAGAGCTTTATGAGGAGGAATACAATGAGCTTGTTGACATTTATGCATTTGGCATGTGCTTACTGGAGTTGGTGACGTTTGAGTACCCATATGTTGAATGCACCAATGCTGCTCAAATATACAAGAAAGTAACATCA GGAGTCAAGCCAGCATCACTGGCAAAAGTAACTGATTCTGGAGTCAGAGTATTTATAGAGAAATGTATTGCACACGTCTCCAAAAGATTGCCTGCTAAGGAACTTTTAATGGATCCTTTTCTCCGATCAGATGATGAAAGCGAAAGTGTGGGTCAAACATTGCGATCAATACCACATCATT CAGATGATGAAGAACAACGGTTCAATATTGTAAAAAAAAGTGCAAAGGCTTCCCAACGTGATGCAAGTCGAGACTTCACGGTGGAAGGTCAGAGGAAAGACCTAATTACAATATTCCTAAAATTACGAATAGCAGATGCCACAG GTCATTTTCGCAACATACACTTTCCATTTGATATTGAGGCTGATACAGCAATTGCTGTTGCCAGTGAAATGGTTGAGGAATTGGATCTTACAGATCAAGATGTTTCAGCCATTGCTGCAATGATTGACTCTGAAATTCGGTCTCATATTCCTGACTGGACAATTGGAGAAACTTCAGGAGATAATTTTGATCAAGAAGTTGCAAGCCCTGATACTTATGCCTCTGAAACAAAGGATGGTGCTGCTACATCGACTTCTTTGTCACCTGGTAGTCTTGTTCTGGATCGAATGTCCTCAGGTAGGAAGTACTGGTCTGACTCACCCAAGGGGGTTGGAGGAAACTCTCTGGTAAAGCCTGGTCCTGCAAACTTATATTCTCAGTCAGAGCTGGTAAAATTTGGAGATATATTGGCTAAAGATGGTGAATCTTTTTGTGAGAACATCTGGGATGCAGATACTCCCAATAAAATTGCTTCATTGGAACAAGCGGAGGATGCCTACATTCTCAAATTTGATGTCGAGAGGAAAAATGAAACTAGTGTGCTTGCAGATTCACAATTAGTTGATAGAAGCAGTGCAGCTGCTGCTCTACCTGCAGCCAATGTGTCTCATTCAGTGGGAGGGCAGAGTAAAAATTTAAGGAAGCCTGAATCTGAAGATGTCAGAACCATTGAGGAGAAACTTAAACATCTGTTGTTCAAGCAAGAAAAGGAGGTAGATGAACTGAAGAGGAGGCATGAACTGGCCATATCTGATCTTTTGAAGGAATTACCTTCGAAGCTCCATCAGGAACTTCTTCAGAGATGCAACCTGGGGATTGCTG
- the LOC131145552 gene encoding probable serine/threonine-protein kinase WNK3 isoform X1 produces the protein MPQDSSSEQEPEDSDAEFVQLDPTGRYGRYKEVLGKGAFKKVYKAFDELEGIEVAWNQVRVADLLRNSEDLERLYSEVHLLKTLKHKNIIKFYNSWVDTKHEHINFITEIFTSGTLRQYRKKHKHVDLRALKKWSRQILEGLSYLHSHDPPVIHRDLKCDNIFVNGNQGEVKIGDLGFAAILCKARSAHSVIGEYSLSLSGCCVHSHTRAHMHVFTHAQNSFGWGLPCWCWKCVNVLVIVNSGTPEFMAPELYEEEYNELVDIYAFGMCLLELVTFEYPYVECTNAAQIYKKVTSGVKPASLAKVTDSGVRVFIEKCIAHVSKRLPAKELLMDPFLRSDDESESVGQTLRSIPHHSDDEEQRFNIVKKSAKASQRDASRDFTVEGQRKDLITIFLKLRIADATGHFRNIHFPFDIEADTAIAVASEMVEELDLTDQDVSAIAAMIDSEIRSHIPDWTIGETSGDNFDQEVASPDTYASETKDGAATSTSLSPGSLVLDRMSSGRKYWSDSPKGVGGNSLVKPGPANLYSQSELVKFGDILAKDGESFCENIWDADTPNKIASLEQAEDAYILKFDVERKNETSVLADSQLVDRSSAAAALPAANVSHSVGGQSKNLRKPESEDVRTIEEKLKHLLFKQEKEVDELKRRHELAISDLLKELPSKLHQELLQRCNLGIAGNTPESVSKRTFKHLTEICLHNLGKKGESGLLL, from the exons ATGCCCCAGGATTCTTCGTCTGAACAAGAGCCGGAAGATTCTGATGCTGAGTTCGTACAGCTTGATCCCACTGGTCGATACGGTCGG TATAAAGAGGTTCTTGGAAAAGGGGCTTTCAAAAAAGT ATATAAAGCATTTGATGAATTGGAAGGAATTGAGGTGGCTTGGAATCAGGTCAGGGTGGCTGATCTCTTGCGAAATTCTGAAGATTTGGAACGTCTCTATTCAGAAGTTCATTTGCTCAAGACTCTTAAGCACAAGAACATTATCAAATTTTACAACTCCTGGGTTGACACCAAACATGAGCATATCAATTTTATCACTGAGATTTTCACTTCGGGGACATTGCGGCa GTATCGTAAGAAACATAAACATGTTGATTTGAGAGCATTAAAGAAATGGTCTAGGCAGATCCTGGAGGGTCTATCCTATCTTCATAGTCATGACCCGCCAGTTATTCATCGAGATCTGAAGTGTGATAACATTTTTGTGAATGGTAACCAAGGAGAGGTGAAAATCGGTGACTTGGGATTTGCGGCCATTCTTTGCAAAGCTCGTTCAGCTCACAGTGTTATTGGtgagtactctctctctctctctggctgTTGCGTGCACTCACATACGCGTGCACACATGCATGTATTCACACACGCACAAAATTCTTTTGGATGGGGGCTGCCATGCTGGTGTTGGAAGTGTGTCAATGTACTTGTCATTGTCAATTCAGGTACTCCAGAGTTCATGGCACCAGAGCTTTATGAGGAGGAATACAATGAGCTTGTTGACATTTATGCATTTGGCATGTGCTTACTGGAGTTGGTGACGTTTGAGTACCCATATGTTGAATGCACCAATGCTGCTCAAATATACAAGAAAGTAACATCA GGAGTCAAGCCAGCATCACTGGCAAAAGTAACTGATTCTGGAGTCAGAGTATTTATAGAGAAATGTATTGCACACGTCTCCAAAAGATTGCCTGCTAAGGAACTTTTAATGGATCCTTTTCTCCGATCAGATGATGAAAGCGAAAGTGTGGGTCAAACATTGCGATCAATACCACATCATT CAGATGATGAAGAACAACGGTTCAATATTGTAAAAAAAAGTGCAAAGGCTTCCCAACGTGATGCAAGTCGAGACTTCACGGTGGAAGGTCAGAGGAAAGACCTAATTACAATATTCCTAAAATTACGAATAGCAGATGCCACAG GTCATTTTCGCAACATACACTTTCCATTTGATATTGAGGCTGATACAGCAATTGCTGTTGCCAGTGAAATGGTTGAGGAATTGGATCTTACAGATCAAGATGTTTCAGCCATTGCTGCAATGATTGACTCTGAAATTCGGTCTCATATTCCTGACTGGACAATTGGAGAAACTTCAGGAGATAATTTTGATCAAGAAGTTGCAAGCCCTGATACTTATGCCTCTGAAACAAAGGATGGTGCTGCTACATCGACTTCTTTGTCACCTGGTAGTCTTGTTCTGGATCGAATGTCCTCAGGTAGGAAGTACTGGTCTGACTCACCCAAGGGGGTTGGAGGAAACTCTCTGGTAAAGCCTGGTCCTGCAAACTTATATTCTCAGTCAGAGCTGGTAAAATTTGGAGATATATTGGCTAAAGATGGTGAATCTTTTTGTGAGAACATCTGGGATGCAGATACTCCCAATAAAATTGCTTCATTGGAACAAGCGGAGGATGCCTACATTCTCAAATTTGATGTCGAGAGGAAAAATGAAACTAGTGTGCTTGCAGATTCACAATTAGTTGATAGAAGCAGTGCAGCTGCTGCTCTACCTGCAGCCAATGTGTCTCATTCAGTGGGAGGGCAGAGTAAAAATTTAAGGAAGCCTGAATCTGAAGATGTCAGAACCATTGAGGAGAAACTTAAACATCTGTTGTTCAAGCAAGAAAAGGAGGTAGATGAACTGAAGAGGAGGCATGAACTGGCCATATCTGATCTTTTGAAGGAATTACCTTCGAAGCTCCATCAGGAACTTCTTCAGAGATGCAACCTGGGGATTGCTG
- the LOC131145552 gene encoding probable serine/threonine-protein kinase WNK3 isoform X3 — protein MPQDSSSEQEPEDSDAEFVQLDPTGRYGRYKEVLGKGAFKKVYKAFDELEGIEVAWNQVRVADLLRNSEDLERLYSEVHLLKTLKHKNIIKFYNSWVDTKHEHINFITEIFTSGTLRQYRKKHKHVDLRALKKWSRQILEGLSYLHSHDPPVIHRDLKCDNIFVNGNQGEVKIGDLGFAAILCKARSAHSVIGEYSLSLSGCCVHSHTRAHMHVFTHAQNSFGWGLPCWCWKCVNVLVIVNSGTPEFMAPELYEEEYNELVDIYAFGMCLLELVTFEYPYVECTNAAQIYKKVTSGVKPASLAKVTDSGVRVFIEKCIAHVSKRLPAKELLMDPFLRSDDESESVGQTLRSIPHHSDDEEQRFNIVKKSAKASQRDASRDFTVEGQRKDLITIFLKLRIADATGHFRNIHFPFDIEADTAIAVASEMVEELDLTDQDVSAIAAMIDSEIRSHIPDWTIGETSGDNFDQEVASPDTYASETKDGAATSTSLSPGSLVLDRMSSGRKYWSDSPKGVGGNSLVKPGPANLYSQSELVKFGDILAKDGESFCENIWDADTPNKIASLEQAEDAYILKFDVERKNETSVLADSQLVDRSSAAAALPAANVSHSVGGQSKNLRKPESEDVRTIEEKLKHLLFKQEKEVDELKRRHELAISDLLKELPSKLHQELLQRCNLGIAVLLVEFSWSMCKELK, from the exons ATGCCCCAGGATTCTTCGTCTGAACAAGAGCCGGAAGATTCTGATGCTGAGTTCGTACAGCTTGATCCCACTGGTCGATACGGTCGG TATAAAGAGGTTCTTGGAAAAGGGGCTTTCAAAAAAGT ATATAAAGCATTTGATGAATTGGAAGGAATTGAGGTGGCTTGGAATCAGGTCAGGGTGGCTGATCTCTTGCGAAATTCTGAAGATTTGGAACGTCTCTATTCAGAAGTTCATTTGCTCAAGACTCTTAAGCACAAGAACATTATCAAATTTTACAACTCCTGGGTTGACACCAAACATGAGCATATCAATTTTATCACTGAGATTTTCACTTCGGGGACATTGCGGCa GTATCGTAAGAAACATAAACATGTTGATTTGAGAGCATTAAAGAAATGGTCTAGGCAGATCCTGGAGGGTCTATCCTATCTTCATAGTCATGACCCGCCAGTTATTCATCGAGATCTGAAGTGTGATAACATTTTTGTGAATGGTAACCAAGGAGAGGTGAAAATCGGTGACTTGGGATTTGCGGCCATTCTTTGCAAAGCTCGTTCAGCTCACAGTGTTATTGGtgagtactctctctctctctctggctgTTGCGTGCACTCACATACGCGTGCACACATGCATGTATTCACACACGCACAAAATTCTTTTGGATGGGGGCTGCCATGCTGGTGTTGGAAGTGTGTCAATGTACTTGTCATTGTCAATTCAGGTACTCCAGAGTTCATGGCACCAGAGCTTTATGAGGAGGAATACAATGAGCTTGTTGACATTTATGCATTTGGCATGTGCTTACTGGAGTTGGTGACGTTTGAGTACCCATATGTTGAATGCACCAATGCTGCTCAAATATACAAGAAAGTAACATCA GGAGTCAAGCCAGCATCACTGGCAAAAGTAACTGATTCTGGAGTCAGAGTATTTATAGAGAAATGTATTGCACACGTCTCCAAAAGATTGCCTGCTAAGGAACTTTTAATGGATCCTTTTCTCCGATCAGATGATGAAAGCGAAAGTGTGGGTCAAACATTGCGATCAATACCACATCATT CAGATGATGAAGAACAACGGTTCAATATTGTAAAAAAAAGTGCAAAGGCTTCCCAACGTGATGCAAGTCGAGACTTCACGGTGGAAGGTCAGAGGAAAGACCTAATTACAATATTCCTAAAATTACGAATAGCAGATGCCACAG GTCATTTTCGCAACATACACTTTCCATTTGATATTGAGGCTGATACAGCAATTGCTGTTGCCAGTGAAATGGTTGAGGAATTGGATCTTACAGATCAAGATGTTTCAGCCATTGCTGCAATGATTGACTCTGAAATTCGGTCTCATATTCCTGACTGGACAATTGGAGAAACTTCAGGAGATAATTTTGATCAAGAAGTTGCAAGCCCTGATACTTATGCCTCTGAAACAAAGGATGGTGCTGCTACATCGACTTCTTTGTCACCTGGTAGTCTTGTTCTGGATCGAATGTCCTCAGGTAGGAAGTACTGGTCTGACTCACCCAAGGGGGTTGGAGGAAACTCTCTGGTAAAGCCTGGTCCTGCAAACTTATATTCTCAGTCAGAGCTGGTAAAATTTGGAGATATATTGGCTAAAGATGGTGAATCTTTTTGTGAGAACATCTGGGATGCAGATACTCCCAATAAAATTGCTTCATTGGAACAAGCGGAGGATGCCTACATTCTCAAATTTGATGTCGAGAGGAAAAATGAAACTAGTGTGCTTGCAGATTCACAATTAGTTGATAGAAGCAGTGCAGCTGCTGCTCTACCTGCAGCCAATGTGTCTCATTCAGTGGGAGGGCAGAGTAAAAATTTAAGGAAGCCTGAATCTGAAGATGTCAGAACCATTGAGGAGAAACTTAAACATCTGTTGTTCAAGCAAGAAAAGGAGGTAGATGAACTGAAGAGGAGGCATGAACTGGCCATATCTGATCTTTTGAAGGAATTACCTTCGAAGCTCCATCAGGAACTTCTTCAGAGATGCAACCTGGGGATTGCTG